A section of the Tamandua tetradactyla isolate mTamTet1 chromosome 4, mTamTet1.pri, whole genome shotgun sequence genome encodes:
- the LOC143681447 gene encoding LOW QUALITY PROTEIN: clusterin-associated protein 1-like (The sequence of the model RefSeq protein was modified relative to this genomic sequence to represent the inferred CDS: deleted 2 bases in 1 codon) has product MSFRDLCNFTEMMRALGYPRHISMENFRTPNFGLVSEVLLWLVKRYEPQTDIPSDVETEQDRVFFIKAVAQFMATKAHIKLNTKKLYQADGYAVKELLKITSVLYNAMKTRGMEGSKIGDEDISKFKFDLGSKIADLKAARQLASEITSKGASLYDLLGKEVELRELRTEAIARPLEINETEKVMRITIKDVLAQVQKTKDLLNNVASDEANLEAKIEKRKLELKRKLELERNRKRLQMLQSVRPAFMDEYEKIEEELQKQYDIYLEKFQNLTYLEQQLEEHHRLEQERFEEAENTLRLMQNKLKEEEKRLLKSGSNDDSDIDIQEVDESDSELEERRLSKPRTAMEVLMQGRPNKRIVGTMQGGDSDNNEDSEDSEIDMEDDEEDDDDLEDESIALSPAKPNRRIRKPEPLDESDNDF; this is encoded by the exons ATGTCTTTTCGTGATCTCTGCAATTTTACAGAGATGATGAGAGCCTTAGGATACCCTCGACATATTTCTATGGAAAATTTCCGCACTCCAAATTTTGGACTTGTATCTGAAGTACTCCTCTGGCTTGTGAAAAGATATGAACCTCAGACTGACATCCCTTCTGATGTCGAGACTGAACAGGACCGAGTTTTCTTCATTAAGGCAGTTGCCCAGTTCATGGCAACCAAAGCACATATAAAACTCAATACTAAGAAGCTTTATCAAGCAGATGGGTATGCCGTTAAAGAACTATTGAAAATCACATCAGTCCTTTATAACGCTATGAAGACCAGAGGAATGGAGGGCTCCAAAATAGGAGATGAAGATATCAGCAAATTCAAGTTTGATCTTGGCTCAAAGATTGCAGATCTGAAAGCAGCCAGGCAGCTTGCCTCTGAAATCACCTCCAAAGGAGCATCTCTCTATGACTTGCTGGGCAAGGAGGTGGAGTTGAGGGAACTGAGAACAGAAGCAATCGCCAGACCTCTGGAAATAAATGAGACTGAAAAAGTGATGAGAATTACAATAAAAGATGTTTTGGCACAGGTTCAGAAGACTAAAGATCTGCTCAATAATGTGGCCTCTGATGAAGCCAATTTAGAAGccaaaattgaaaagagaaaattagaacTG AAGAGAAAATTAGAACTGGAAAGAAATCGAAAGCGATTACAGATGCTGCAGAGTGTCAGGCCAGCCTTTATGGATGAATATGAGAAGATTGAGGAAGAGTTGCAAAAGCAGTATGACATTTATCTAGAGAAGTTTCAAAATCTGACTTACCTGGAACAGCAGCTTGAGGAGCATCATAGGTTGGAGCAGGAGAGGTTTGAGGAAGCTGAAAATACTCTCCGTCTGATGCAGAACAAgctaaaggaagaagaaaaacggTTGCTCAAAAGTGGAAGTAATGATGATTCTGACATCGATATCCAGGAAGTCGATGAATCTGACAGTGAACTGGAAGAGAGGCGGCTGTCAAAGCCACGGACGGCCATGGAGGTGCTCATGCAAGGAAGACCCAACAAGCGCATCGTGGGCACAATGCAAGGTGGTGACTCTGACAATAATGAAGATTCAGAAGACAGTGAAATTGACATGGAAGAtgatgaagaagatgatgatgatttaGAAGATGAGAGCATTGCACTCTCACCAGCTAAGCCTAATCGAAGGATCCGGAAACCTGAGCCCCTGGACGAGAGTGACAATGACTTCTAA